In Pseudonocardia sp. DSM 110487, the sequence ACGCAGGTCATGCTTCGCGGGGGTGGGCTCGGGATGCTGCGCGACGGGACGTGGACCGAGCGGGTGAGCGTGCCAGCGAAGGCGGTGACCCCGCTCGCCGAGCCGCTTCCTCCCGAGGTCGCCGCGACGTTCTTCGTCCCCGCCACCACCGCCTACGTCGCACTCCACGACGTCGCGCGGCTGCAGCCGGGGGAGGAGGTCGTGGTCGTCGGTGCCGCGGGCGCGGTCGGGGCGATGGTGGTGCAGCAAGCCCTCGCCGCCGGGGCGACCGTGATCGGCGTGGTCGGGCGCAGCGACCAGCTGGACCTGGTGCCGGCCGGGGTCGAGGCGGTGGACGGCTCCTCGGACGAGTCGGTCGCGCAGCTCGCCAAGGCGCGCTCCGCGACCTTGCTCGTCGACACGCTCGGCGGCGAAGGGCTGGTCGGGCGCAGCCGGTGGGTCCGGAAGGGTGGGCGGGCCGTGGTGATCGGCTACGTCACCGGCACGAGCGTGACGATCGACCTGCCCTCCTGGCTGCTCGACGACGTGGCCCTCCTGCCCGTCAACATGATCCGGCAGGAGCGCCGAGCCCG encodes:
- a CDS encoding zinc-binding dehydrogenase, which translates into the protein MRAARFHAWGGAPVLDEVPPPTRADGEVLVTVDAAAVAHLDLTIAGGDFGMKPQLPYIGGVEGAGVVAEAAGGLEPGTQVMLRGGGLGMLRDGTWTERVSVPAKAVTPLAEPLPPEVAATFFVPATTAYVALHDVARLQPGEEVVVVGAAGAVGAMVVQQALAAGATVIGVVGRSDQLDLVPAGVEAVDGSSDESVAQLAKARSATLLVDTLGGEGLVGRSRWVRKGGRAVVIGYVTGTSVTIDLPSWLLDDVALLPVNMIRQERRAREVAGELVRRLAAGELEVAVQPYDLADTRTAIEDLRAGRVAGRAVVLP